A region of Haliotis asinina isolate JCU_RB_2024 chromosome 9, JCU_Hal_asi_v2, whole genome shotgun sequence DNA encodes the following proteins:
- the LOC137296310 gene encoding PI-PLC X domain-containing protein 3-like, whose translation MAGVTETKNDPKNVLYPGNPDWMKNLSESLHTTPLNELAIPGSHDSFTFFLDKTSDVGPDTSQAIRDLVKVFGGMAKDVIFKWSQTQSLSFADQLKAGIRYFDFRIASKPGSEDTYFIHCLYGSKVEASLQEINGYLEEHPKEVVILDFNHFYGMNESMHKQFMAVILETFGAKICPQKDIKTLTLDMLWQNKFQVVVIYQDDVVKDFDQFWPASCIQSQYANTTDPAKMVQFFEKTHSENRPANTFQSYQGILTPDATYIISRFSGSLKNDLVAKACPVFVQWLKKKKRGNNGINICTMDFIEKENFIFEVLGMNK comes from the exons ATGGCAGGGGTGACGGAGACAAAAAACGATCCTAAAAATGTCTTATACCCTGGTAACCCGGACTGGATGAAAAATCTATCTGAAAGTCTACATACAACTCCTCTCAACGAGCTAGCGATACCGG GGTCCCATGATTCCTTCACATTCTTCCTGGACAAAACTTCAGATGTGGGACCAGACACATCACAGGCTATCCGTGATCTGGTCAAGGTGTTTGGGGGAATGGCCAAGGATGTCATCTTCAAATGGTCTCAAACTCAAAGTTTATCCTTTGCAGATCAACTGAAAGCCGGAATTCGCTATTTTGACTTCCGCATTGCTTCAAAACCAGGGTCTGAGGATacctatttcatacactgtctTTATGGCAGCAAAGTAGAAGCTTCACTACAGGAAATTAATGGTTATCTAGAAGAACATCCAAAGGAAGTCGTCATCTTGGATTTTAACCACTTCTATGGCATGAATGAGTCAATGCACAAACAGTTCATGGCAGTAATCTTAGAAACCTTTGGCGCCAAGATCTGTCCCCAGAAGGACATTAAAACCCTGACCCTGGACATGCTATGGCAGAACAAGTTCCAGGTGGTGGTCATCTACCAGGATGATGTTGTGAAAGACTTTGACCAATTCTGGCCAGCCAGCTGCATACAGTCACAGTATGCAAACACCACTGATCCAGCCAAGATGGTCCAATTCTTTGAGAAGACACACAGTGAAAATCGTCCGGCAAATACGTTTCAGTCCTACCAAGGCATTCTTACACCAGATGCCACTTACATAATCAGCCGCTTCTCTGGAAGCCTCAAGAACGATCTGGTGGCAAAAGCTTGTCCTGTCTTTGTTCAGTGGTTGAAGAAGAAGAAGCGAGGAAACAATGGCATCAATATTTGCACTATGGATTTTATTGAAAAAGAAAACTTTATCTTTGAGGTCCTTGGTATGAACAAGTAA